A region of Nostoc sp. 'Peltigera membranacea cyanobiont' N6 DNA encodes the following proteins:
- the sir gene encoding sulfite reductase, ferredoxin dependent has protein sequence MVKSAPSPIASRKPSKVEGIKENSNFLREPVATEILEDTTHFTENAVQLLKFHGSYQQDNRDNRTKGQEKDYQFMLRTKNPGGLVPPQLYLALDKIADEYGNHTLRATTRQGFQLHGILKKNLKSSIATIVKNLGSTLGACGDINRNVMAPPAPFKNRPEYQYAWEYAQNIADLLSAQTGAYYEIWLDGEKAISAEENPEVKAARQRNGNGTIIHDNEEPIYGTHYMPRKFKICVTVPGDNSVDLYSQDLTLVVITNKKKQLEGFNIFAGGGLGRTHGKEETFARLADPIGYVTKDDVYNVVKAIVATQRDYGDRTDRRHARLKYLINDWGVDKFRTQVEEYFGKPIEASKPLPEFKFHDFLGWNEQGDGKLFLGISIDNGRIKDEGSFQLKTALREIVEQFNLPIRLTSNHNVIFYDIEPDSKEAIQDILSRHGVGDDPSKIEPLVRYAMACPALPTCGLAITESERAIPGILEQIRALLDKLGLQKEHFVVRMTGCPNGCARPYLAELAFVGSAPESYQLWLGGSPNQTRLAQPYTEKLHHNDLESFLEPIFVYFKKSRKSKESFGDFCDRVGFDAIREFSATYEPQAANGANKSRHRVNLKEEVYSKLKDVAESQGKPMTQLVTEALEVYFQNLS, from the coding sequence ATGGTTAAATCTGCTCCTTCCCCAATCGCTAGCCGTAAGCCTTCCAAAGTAGAAGGAATCAAGGAAAATAGTAATTTTTTGCGTGAACCTGTAGCAACTGAGATTCTTGAAGATACTACCCATTTTACCGAAAATGCGGTGCAGCTTTTGAAGTTTCACGGTTCTTATCAGCAAGATAACCGCGACAACCGCACCAAGGGACAGGAAAAAGATTACCAGTTTATGCTGCGGACAAAAAATCCTGGTGGTTTAGTACCGCCGCAGCTGTATCTGGCTTTAGATAAAATCGCTGATGAGTATGGCAACCACACGTTACGAGCAACTACCCGTCAAGGTTTCCAACTGCATGGTATTTTAAAGAAGAATCTAAAATCATCAATCGCCACAATTGTCAAGAATCTGGGTTCGACTTTGGGAGCTTGCGGTGACATCAACCGCAATGTCATGGCTCCACCAGCCCCCTTTAAGAATCGCCCAGAGTATCAGTATGCTTGGGAGTATGCTCAGAATATTGCTGATTTGTTGTCAGCACAAACAGGCGCTTATTATGAAATTTGGCTAGATGGGGAAAAGGCAATTAGTGCTGAGGAAAACCCAGAGGTGAAGGCAGCGCGACAACGCAATGGGAATGGCACAATTATTCATGACAACGAAGAACCGATTTATGGCACTCACTATATGCCTCGCAAGTTCAAAATTTGCGTGACAGTGCCAGGGGATAATTCGGTAGATTTGTATTCCCAAGACCTGACTTTGGTAGTAATTACCAATAAGAAGAAACAATTAGAAGGATTTAATATTTTTGCTGGTGGCGGCTTAGGGCGGACACACGGTAAAGAAGAAACTTTCGCTAGGTTAGCAGACCCCATCGGTTATGTTACGAAAGATGACGTTTATAACGTAGTGAAAGCGATTGTTGCTACTCAGAGAGATTATGGCGATCGCACCGACCGTCGTCACGCTAGATTAAAATATCTAATCAACGATTGGGGTGTAGATAAATTCCGTACCCAAGTTGAAGAATATTTTGGCAAACCAATCGAAGCCTCCAAACCACTGCCAGAGTTTAAATTTCACGACTTCCTCGGCTGGAATGAACAAGGTGATGGCAAGCTATTTTTAGGAATTTCCATTGACAATGGTCGAATCAAGGATGAAGGTTCGTTTCAACTGAAAACCGCCTTGCGGGAAATTGTCGAGCAGTTTAACTTACCCATCCGCCTCACATCCAACCACAATGTGATTTTTTACGATATCGAACCAGATAGCAAGGAAGCCATTCAAGATATTCTCAGCCGTCACGGTGTTGGAGATGACCCCAGTAAAATCGAACCCTTAGTGCGGTATGCAATGGCTTGTCCGGCTTTGCCTACCTGCGGCTTGGCAATCACAGAATCAGAACGGGCAATACCAGGTATTTTGGAGCAAATTCGCGCTCTATTAGATAAATTAGGTTTACAAAAAGAGCATTTTGTGGTAAGGATGACAGGATGCCCTAACGGTTGCGCTCGTCCTTACTTGGCAGAATTGGCTTTTGTCGGTAGCGCTCCAGAATCTTACCAATTATGGTTAGGGGGTTCGCCAAATCAGACTCGATTGGCGCAACCTTACACAGAAAAGCTGCACCATAATGATTTAGAAAGCTTCCTAGAACCGATTTTTGTTTACTTTAAGAAATCTCGGAAATCAAAGGAAAGCTTTGGTGATTTTTGCGATCGCGTTGGTTTTGATGCCATCCGCGAATTTAGTGCCACCTACGAACCCCAAGCAGCCAATGGTGCAAACAAATCGCGCCATCGGGTGAACTTGAAAGAAGAGGTTTATAGCAAGTTGAAGGACGTAGCAGAAAGTCAAGGTAAGCCGATGACTCAGTTGGTAACTGAAGCGCTAGAAGTTTACTTCCAGAATCTTTCCTAA
- a CDS encoding Uma2 family endonuclease yields the protein MVTTAKFAETRDVLQNISWQTFKAMLADMGSERNKRLAYDNGIVEIITPLMAHENSNRLIESFVLVLCEEFGLEVKSAGSLTMTRDDLERGAEPDSSYYIQNELLVRNKENIDRSIDPPPDLVLEVEYSRSKIDKLALYASMGVPEFWRYNGNVLRIYTLNSGQYSQSDISPTFAPVLVTEIPRFIQESKKIGQIAATRAFRTWVRQQISTAGQ from the coding sequence ATGGTAACGACAGCAAAATTTGCAGAAACTAGGGATGTCCTGCAAAACATTAGCTGGCAGACATTCAAAGCTATGCTGGCAGATATGGGATCTGAACGAAATAAAAGGCTAGCTTATGACAACGGAATTGTAGAAATTATCACCCCGTTAATGGCACACGAAAATTCAAACCGTCTAATTGAAAGTTTTGTTCTTGTGCTGTGTGAAGAGTTTGGTTTAGAAGTTAAAAGCGCTGGCTCGTTGACTATGACGCGAGACGATTTAGAACGAGGAGCCGAGCCTGATAGTAGCTACTATATTCAAAATGAATTGTTAGTCCGTAACAAAGAAAATATTGACCGGAGTATAGATCCACCACCAGATTTGGTACTAGAAGTAGAATACTCCAGATCGAAGATAGATAAGTTGGCTCTTTATGCTTCAATGGGAGTCCCAGAATTTTGGCGGTATAACGGAAATGTGTTGAGAATCTACACCCTTAACAGTGGACAATATTCGCAAAGCGATATTAGTCCCACTTTTGCACCCGTTCTGGTGACGGAGATTCCCAGATTTATCCAAGAAAGCAAGAAAATTGGACAAATAGCAGCAACTCGTGCTTTCCGTACTTGGGTTAGACAGCAGATATCTACAGCAGGGCAATAG
- a CDS encoding 16S rRNA (uracil(1498)-N(3))-methyltransferase → MSQLQRIAIAPSQFQQGQILLTKEQQHYLGRVLRLREGDRFIAMDGEGKWWLSQLAGEQAEVLEPLLVETELPISITLMVALPKGNGFDEVVRCCTELGVTCIAPVLSDRTLLHPSPQKLERWRRIATEAAEQSERSFVPTILEPVAFNTGLSLVIGHLSFANSQQYICEARGEFPHLKDCLQHKGQETIVIATGPEGGWTTQEIENAKSVGFQPVSLGRRILRAVTAPVVALSLITASCEV, encoded by the coding sequence ATGTCTCAACTGCAAAGAATTGCGATCGCACCCTCCCAATTTCAACAAGGGCAAATTTTGCTCACAAAAGAACAGCAACATTATTTGGGGCGCGTGTTGCGCTTGCGTGAAGGCGATCGCTTTATTGCAATGGATGGTGAGGGAAAATGGTGGTTGTCGCAGCTAGCAGGGGAGCAAGCTGAGGTTTTAGAGCCGCTTTTGGTGGAAACAGAATTACCTATATCAATTACGCTGATGGTGGCGTTACCCAAAGGCAACGGATTTGATGAAGTAGTACGATGTTGTACAGAGTTGGGAGTAACTTGTATTGCACCAGTATTGAGCGATCGCACCTTACTTCATCCTAGTCCTCAAAAGCTCGAACGTTGGCGGCGCATCGCAACAGAAGCCGCCGAACAATCAGAGCGCTCTTTTGTACCAACAATTTTAGAACCTGTTGCTTTTAATACGGGTTTGTCATTAGTCATTGGTCATCTGTCATTCGCAAATAGCCAGCAGTATATCTGTGAAGCGCGTGGTGAGTTTCCCCATTTAAAAGATTGCTTACAACACAAAGGACAAGAAACGATTGTTATTGCTACTGGGCCAGAGGGAGGATGGACAACACAAGAAATTGAGAATGCGAAGTCAGTTGGATTTCAACCTGTTTCCCTTGGTCGCCGCATCCTGAGAGCAGTGACAGCCCCAGTAGTAGCATTATCCTTGATTACCGCAAGTTGTGAAGTATAA
- a CDS encoding tetratricopeptide repeat protein has product MIEQVAIAFDHKDYQTAAKLLKQLLLESPDNPWVQFYHGRLHEVSRKYQDAEKVYRQLLRNTTNTKIVSLARQGLQRLQEIELEERQRAISQAKSEPNNTEIGVLVLEPLSNELKTEASRKFAQIMQLDPYTARLLLPSRGWRLYRTGQVGELQFYGKQLQQAGIPCFWATIAQIQQIQVYQVKHFQESTPQATVVCLNDTNQLGSLTFDWSEVTAKVVGLLPIFEQVIDVDARRKLEWKTQTQDYAQFCDLHLPGRRCILRFDDNGYEFQQGLEIIPQASQNTIRINWNSLSSWIDRQLPQVKIWSDFTPFADTTLDQTEMLGNIKSHVHLFRREQSNWDSAFHLYSGLVFVK; this is encoded by the coding sequence ATGATTGAGCAAGTTGCGATCGCTTTTGACCATAAAGACTATCAAACAGCTGCCAAATTACTCAAACAGCTGCTATTAGAATCGCCAGACAATCCTTGGGTGCAGTTTTATCATGGTCGGTTGCATGAAGTATCTAGAAAATATCAGGATGCAGAAAAAGTTTATCGCCAACTGCTGCGAAATACAACAAATACCAAAATAGTGAGCCTAGCACGTCAAGGTTTGCAACGATTACAAGAAATTGAGCTTGAAGAAAGACAAAGAGCCATTTCCCAAGCAAAATCTGAACCGAATAATACCGAAATCGGCGTACTAGTTTTAGAGCCACTCAGTAACGAACTAAAAACAGAAGCGTCTCGAAAATTCGCCCAGATTATGCAGTTAGATCCCTACACTGCAAGGCTATTACTGCCAAGTCGTGGCTGGAGGTTGTATCGGACTGGACAAGTAGGAGAACTACAATTTTATGGCAAACAATTACAGCAGGCTGGCATTCCTTGCTTTTGGGCAACAATAGCTCAAATTCAGCAAATTCAAGTTTATCAAGTCAAACATTTTCAAGAATCTACTCCACAAGCTACTGTTGTTTGCCTTAATGACACAAATCAACTCGGTTCTCTCACCTTTGACTGGTCAGAAGTTACAGCAAAAGTAGTGGGACTATTGCCAATTTTTGAACAAGTTATAGATGTTGATGCTCGCCGTAAACTGGAATGGAAAACTCAAACACAAGACTATGCCCAGTTTTGTGATTTACACCTACCTGGTAGGCGTTGCATTCTCCGTTTTGATGATAACGGCTATGAATTCCAGCAAGGTTTAGAAATCATTCCTCAAGCTAGCCAAAATACAATCAGAATTAATTGGAATAGTTTATCGAGTTGGATCGATCGGCAATTACCTCAAGTAAAAATTTGGTCAGATTTTACACCTTTTGCAGATACAACATTAGATCAAACAGAAATGCTGGGTAATATCAAGTCTCATGTTCATTTGTTTCGCAGGGAACAGAGCAATTGGGACTCAGCTTTTCATTTATATAGTGGACTGGTGTTTGTTAAATAA
- a CDS encoding VIT domain-containing protein, whose product MNTATAKKQELGGLYVQSPEGQQIVFPLKHTEVLAKIAGNLSRVEVIQSFENPFTEPLEAVYVFPLPDEAAVDDMEIKIGDRIIKGNIKKREEAVAIYEKAKQEGRTAGLLEQERDNIFTQSLTNIKPGEQIDVTIRYTESLKFEAGNYEFVFPMVVGPRYIPGTPIDGSGDTDRVPDASCITPPIVPEGTRSRHNINVTVEIGAGLPISEVRSPSHQLKIEHSGEIVRVQLAGEDTIPNKDLILRYQVSGKETQSTVLTQTDDCGGHFAIYLIPALEYSSDEIVAKDVVFLVDTSGSQSGDPLWKCQELMRRFINGLNPNDTFTIIDFSDTVRQLSPKPLPNTAENRAQAIAYINNLQADSSTEMLSGIRTAINFPTPIGRLRSVVLLTDGYIGNENEILAEVQQHLRPGNRLYSFGVGSSVNRFLLNRIAEIGRGISQIIRHDEPTEEVAEKFYRQINNPVLTNIQISWHGDTESPVIYPAIAPDLFSEQPLVLFGRKQDRVGGNLQISGIAAGGKHYEKTFNLKFEETGNIAVAQLWGRACIKDLMNQMVSFETKAGVEAVTETALTYQLLSQYTAFVAVSDDVRVEPGSEYISMQVPVEMPEAVSYQGVFGSPPAGGFAPKISLSMPSPSAEAPDFLRKRRSPPSPVEKEVEFSLSFDSEEMEQDEISDAAINHHQLEVISVTGLDDIEIADLTQHLQQLNLPSGFSGEIVFEFSVNKGRVGGVLLDEKASTVKDAVVVEKIKRSLLLWRVPSSTTGKVILTLHVQV is encoded by the coding sequence ATGAATACAGCAACTGCTAAGAAACAAGAATTAGGAGGTTTGTATGTTCAATCTCCTGAAGGACAGCAAATAGTTTTTCCGCTCAAGCATACGGAAGTTTTAGCAAAAATCGCAGGTAACTTGTCACGAGTTGAGGTGATTCAAAGCTTTGAGAATCCCTTTACGGAGCCTTTAGAAGCAGTATATGTCTTTCCATTACCCGATGAGGCGGCGGTGGATGACATGGAAATTAAAATAGGCGATCGCATTATCAAAGGTAATATTAAAAAACGTGAAGAAGCTGTAGCCATTTACGAAAAGGCAAAACAAGAAGGACGCACTGCTGGACTTCTAGAACAAGAACGAGACAACATCTTTACCCAATCTCTCACTAACATCAAACCTGGCGAACAAATTGATGTAACAATTCGTTACACCGAAAGTTTAAAATTTGAGGCGGGAAACTACGAATTTGTTTTTCCGATGGTGGTGGGGCCAAGGTATATTCCCGGAACGCCAATAGATGGTAGCGGTGACACAGATCGAGTTCCTGATGCTTCCTGCATTACACCGCCTATAGTTCCAGAAGGAACGCGATCGCGTCACAATATTAATGTCACGGTAGAAATTGGCGCGGGTTTACCAATTTCTGAAGTGCGTTCTCCTTCTCATCAATTAAAAATTGAACACTCAGGTGAAATTGTGCGAGTTCAATTGGCCGGAGAAGATACAATTCCCAACAAAGATTTAATTCTCCGCTATCAAGTTTCTGGTAAGGAAACTCAATCCACAGTATTAACCCAAACCGACGATTGCGGCGGACACTTTGCAATATATCTAATTCCAGCTTTGGAATATTCCTCTGATGAAATTGTCGCCAAAGATGTCGTATTTTTGGTGGATACTTCTGGTTCCCAATCTGGCGATCCGTTATGGAAGTGTCAGGAATTGATGCGGCGATTTATCAATGGATTGAATCCCAACGATACTTTTACAATTATCGATTTTTCCGATACAGTCAGGCAGTTATCGCCAAAACCTCTACCGAATACAGCAGAAAATCGTGCCCAAGCGATCGCTTACATTAACAATTTACAAGCTGATAGCAGCACAGAAATGCTCAGTGGCATTCGTACAGCCATAAATTTTCCCACACCAATCGGAAGATTACGTAGTGTTGTCCTCTTAACCGATGGCTACATCGGCAACGAAAATGAAATTTTGGCAGAGGTGCAACAGCATCTACGACCAGGAAATCGCCTTTACAGTTTTGGTGTTGGTAGTTCAGTTAACCGTTTTTTACTGAATCGTATCGCCGAAATTGGCCGGGGAATATCTCAAATTATTCGTCATGATGAACCCACAGAAGAAGTTGCCGAAAAGTTTTACAGGCAAATTAACAACCCCGTACTCACAAATATTCAAATCTCTTGGCACGGTGACACAGAATCGCCTGTCATTTACCCAGCCATAGCGCCTGATTTATTCAGCGAACAACCATTAGTGTTGTTTGGTCGCAAGCAGGATAGAGTCGGAGGTAATCTGCAAATTTCCGGCATTGCTGCGGGCGGTAAGCACTATGAAAAAACATTTAACCTCAAATTTGAAGAAACAGGAAATATTGCTGTAGCGCAGTTATGGGGACGCGCTTGCATCAAGGATTTGATGAATCAAATGGTAAGTTTTGAAACTAAAGCTGGTGTAGAAGCGGTTACAGAAACAGCCTTAACTTATCAACTGCTTTCTCAATACACCGCTTTTGTGGCAGTCAGCGATGACGTGCGGGTTGAACCAGGAAGCGAATATATATCTATGCAAGTACCGGTGGAAATGCCGGAAGCCGTTAGTTATCAAGGAGTATTTGGCAGTCCTCCGGCTGGTGGTTTTGCGCCTAAAATATCACTCTCAATGCCATCACCATCAGCAGAAGCTCCAGATTTCCTCCGCAAAAGGCGATCGCCACCATCTCCAGTTGAGAAAGAAGTAGAATTCTCTTTAAGCTTTGATTCCGAGGAAATGGAACAAGATGAAATATCAGACGCAGCCATCAACCATCATCAGTTAGAGGTTATCAGCGTCACAGGCTTGGATGATATAGAGATTGCTGACCTAACCCAACATCTGCAACAACTAAATTTGCCTTCTGGCTTCAGTGGTGAAATTGTCTTTGAGTTCAGCGTTAATAAAGGTCGAGTCGGAGGGGTACTTTTGGATGAAAAAGCCTCAACCGTAAAAGATGCAGTTGTAGTGGAGAAAATTAAGCGATCGCTCCTACTTTGGAGAGTTCCTTCATCTACAACTGGCAAAGTTATCTTAACCTTGCACGTTCAAGTTTAA
- a CDS encoding esterase/lipase family protein — MNTENQQRNPVLLVHGIDDTGAVFHKMAGYLGLQGWSVYSLDLVPNNGDVGLDKLAKQVADYVAATFAPEQRLDLVGFSMGGIVSRYYIQRLEGINRVQRFITISSPHHGTVVAYASQRPGCVQMRPNSIFLKDLNSDAVILGQLDFTSIWTPYDLMIVPANSSQMPVGSEVIVPVALHPWMLTDSRSLAAVKAALTNNVKLPFLKKASS, encoded by the coding sequence ATGAATACTGAAAATCAGCAGCGCAATCCCGTGTTATTAGTACACGGCATTGATGATACGGGGGCAGTTTTCCATAAAATGGCGGGTTATTTAGGATTACAGGGTTGGTCTGTATATTCTCTGGATCTGGTTCCTAATAATGGTGATGTGGGTCTGGATAAGTTGGCAAAGCAGGTAGCCGATTATGTTGCAGCCACCTTTGCGCCAGAACAGCGCCTAGATTTAGTAGGCTTCAGCATGGGAGGAATTGTCAGCCGTTATTATATCCAGCGACTGGAAGGAATTAACCGCGTGCAGAGGTTTATCACAATCTCATCACCCCATCATGGAACTGTGGTAGCTTATGCTTCCCAGCGTCCTGGTTGCGTACAAATGCGCCCTAACAGCATTTTTCTCAAGGATTTAAATTCTGATGCTGTAATCTTGGGGCAGCTAGATTTTACATCTATCTGGACACCTTATGATTTGATGATTGTCCCAGCCAATAGTTCACAAATGCCCGTAGGAAGCGAAGTAATAGTACCCGTTGCCCTACACCCTTGGATGCTAACAGACTCCAGGAGTTTAGCAGCAGTAAAAGCAGCTTTAACAAACAATGTTAAGCTGCCCTTCCTTAAGAAAGCATCTAGTTAG
- a CDS encoding VOC family protein: MSQTLFHLAFPVTDISQTKAYYVDGLGCIPGRENHHALILNLYGHQLVAHVTKEPLIPQKSIYPRHFGLIFTQEGDWQDLLERAQQQQLLFHEETKNRFVGSPLEHRTFFLEDPFYNLMEFKYYRHPEAIFGSYEHTQIGDRI, encoded by the coding sequence ATGAGCCAAACTTTATTCCATCTTGCTTTCCCTGTGACTGACATTTCCCAAACAAAAGCATATTACGTGGATGGCTTGGGCTGTATTCCTGGTCGTGAAAACCATCATGCCCTAATTCTCAATCTCTATGGTCATCAGCTAGTGGCTCACGTCACAAAAGAACCCTTGATACCGCAAAAGAGTATCTATCCCAGACACTTTGGGCTAATTTTTACTCAAGAAGGTGACTGGCAAGACTTACTAGAAAGGGCACAACAACAACAGCTACTTTTTCATGAAGAAACCAAAAATCGCTTTGTCGGTTCTCCTCTTGAGCATCGCACTTTCTTTTTAGAAGATCCCTTTTATAACCTTATGGAGTTCAAGTATTATCGTCACCCAGAGGCTATTTTTGGGAGTTACGAACATACGCAAATTGGGGATAGGATTTAA
- a CDS encoding TIGR00297 family protein yields MSSLIDSVNPWLVAVVLNTILLGLAWIAPKKLLTPAGSFHAWFLAILIWVTLGWQGYAVVMFYFLVGSGVTRIGMAQKEAEGIAEKRSGARGPENVWGSALTGALCALGVGIINSGFLVPSPQSLVPNPQSLLLLGYVASFSTKLADTTASEVGKAYGKSTFLITTLKPVPRGTEGAVSLEGTLAGIVASVAIAFVGWGVGLIDLLGVAWCILASFIATNLESVIGATLQSKYTWLTNEVVNIFNTLIGAIAAVLLAWTWVNIIN; encoded by the coding sequence ATGTCATCCTTAATTGATTCTGTTAATCCCTGGTTAGTGGCAGTAGTATTAAACACAATTTTATTGGGTTTAGCTTGGATTGCTCCGAAAAAGCTGCTTACCCCTGCTGGTTCATTTCATGCGTGGTTTCTAGCCATCCTAATTTGGGTAACTTTAGGCTGGCAAGGATATGCAGTAGTAATGTTCTATTTTCTGGTTGGTTCTGGCGTTACCCGCATCGGGATGGCACAGAAAGAGGCTGAAGGAATTGCCGAAAAGCGTTCTGGGGCAAGGGGGCCAGAGAATGTCTGGGGTTCGGCTTTGACTGGGGCGCTGTGTGCCTTGGGAGTAGGGATAATAAATTCGGGATTTCTTGTACCTAGTCCCCAATCCCTAGTCCCTAATCCCCAGTCCCTATTATTACTAGGCTATGTAGCGAGTTTCAGTACCAAACTGGCTGATACTACTGCCAGTGAAGTTGGTAAAGCTTATGGTAAAAGCACCTTTTTGATTACCACACTCAAACCAGTGCCTCGCGGTACAGAAGGAGCGGTAAGCTTAGAGGGAACTTTAGCTGGGATTGTGGCTTCTGTTGCGATCGCATTTGTTGGTTGGGGAGTTGGTTTAATCGATCTATTAGGAGTCGCTTGGTGTATACTGGCATCATTTATTGCCACTAACTTAGAAAGTGTGATTGGGGCAACACTGCAATCTAAGTATACTTGGCTGACCAATGAAGTAGTAAATATTTTTAATACATTAATCGGTGCGATCGCGGCTGTGCTACTTGCCTGGACATGGGTAAATATCATTAACTAG
- a CDS encoding peptidylprolyl isomerase: MESLSFLTINDKIISIESAVKYLQASGKLGQFIGDILRQYVIEEEIRTRNDIEIGTAITEQAIIDFRLKNQLTDPQSFQEWLKTNNTDYATFHTSVTFGYKLEKLKAVVTETKLQEYFIERKIFLDRVVLSRIVVNNRELADELHTQIEEGGSFEQLAKEYSLSDDRIVNGMMGIVSRGSMPDILRSAIDVASPGQLVGPIEIVGKDSPQGEGPYGLFRVEQFLPASLEDTQLNLALQNELFEKWLAEKIQKLTVKLQVS, encoded by the coding sequence ATGGAATCTTTATCGTTTTTGACAATTAATGACAAAATAATTTCTATTGAGTCAGCAGTAAAATACCTACAAGCCTCTGGAAAATTGGGGCAGTTCATTGGGGATATTCTCCGTCAGTACGTAATTGAGGAAGAAATCCGAACGCGAAACGATATTGAGATTGGCACCGCAATAACTGAACAGGCAATTATTGATTTTAGACTGAAAAATCAACTCACCGATCCCCAAAGTTTTCAAGAATGGTTAAAGACTAATAACACAGATTACGCTACCTTTCACACATCGGTTACTTTTGGTTACAAGTTAGAGAAGCTGAAAGCTGTAGTGACGGAGACAAAACTCCAAGAATATTTTATTGAACGCAAAATTTTTTTGGATCGGGTGGTACTTTCCCGGATTGTTGTTAATAATCGAGAATTGGCAGACGAACTCCACACGCAAATTGAAGAAGGAGGTAGTTTTGAGCAACTAGCTAAAGAGTATTCACTTTCAGATGACCGAATAGTGAACGGCATGATGGGAATCGTCAGCCGGGGAAGTATGCCGGATATATTACGGTCAGCTATTGACGTAGCCAGTCCTGGACAATTGGTAGGACCAATAGAAATCGTTGGCAAAGACTCTCCTCAAGGAGAAGGCCCTTATGGTTTGTTTCGAGTAGAACAATTTCTGCCAGCATCTTTAGAAGATACTCAACTAAATCTTGCATTACAAAATGAGTTATTTGAAAAATGGCTAGCAGAGAAAATTCAAAAACTGACAGTCAAGTTACAAGTGAGTTAA